Proteins encoded by one window of Monoglobus pectinilyticus:
- a CDS encoding RHS repeat domain-containing protein, translating into MSRLKRIISELIIISIMFTSIPMVFADVEKTNESSVSEEQVINEETENNLIEENADEKDEDIKNETLDKNEEIEDKNDESASEQEAVETPSTEKDEGVLPEAEETEEPETTVIPEATETPMPEINLEETINNGVKYSELSDDEKAEAQKQYGIRDDVFADCENEGFDLQNTLEFGVLIQNAGITASEYKIMLNNFESKEQVFDELESFANFKYSVPALKIQENAEYRSLFINGLTSEKVLQTAALSAMLGIAGIASYADMSYEEIETKLTEEQFLEYSSIMSCLSEVMPMEDEDETIYDTSKYPDAPFTFDRNNNETFNESSGALGYNLSGLSLQGKNGLDLNLSASYNTANSSPTDIGSLPATTVGWYKYETPLVNFAAGWSFNGISSINLINRKYGSSYRTDSILTASDGSTHTISYKSLRDSSVIELTLDGRYSYADLKFEKNTEYIDSDGGVVSAFKLYYKDGRIEYFDADGKVMKTQNRFGDAIYYRYYTNGDEINDDFTKLGQEYNKCVITDTCGRQVIVERKTKENYIQEITVKVLGSDGSEIEGTTQKYNIRSTMNTANMDTYAQILDSYTNQEGLQTTFKYQEGNNEDEIYSVTNFINRNFYILTDVIHPTGASTHYEYSKTMYSYNSLRQESARLIKRYDVVNGIEENVIAYDYSGSFMYNNAYSTTETTADGVITKHNYAPCYESTSSYYPNDKYYSYKSSNASGKFTLKESDEVYYMDGENPVYLSKTIYGGDTVRYYKRTYPEIVTSIIYDKEQNSIESTTISEYNEYRDLVKSWDAYANGDKTNTEHMTSYTYDDVYHTQLTKEYKRDGSTTVKEETVLSADSKVPAQSLTYENGNLVAKETYLYEDNNSANPSTVRSYKTGTEYTEQNITYLNKSLPLTKTVAGVTTSYTYDELGRAVSTTDGKGNVTYAEYDNLGRQISTRNPDGTTVTVEYPKASSAGQILENSVITKDGRGNKTKYIYDGLGKITTVFNCETNQTQTAYEYDTVGRISKIIDGNGNNYNYQYDKKSRKTKMEVKDAAGSLAYEESYVYDDVDGDLSKAETIKGSGAGKTVSAAYTDKYGNTVKETTGDGTDISETEYTYDYIGNKLNTKTPKAKSEGKGYTYRTEYGTKDGGTYVTTTDIDNNSTRVEKNMLGQEVKTIDPKKNESSAKYDDFGRQTEVKSRIDGGDSIKSYIYDNNGNVIKESITSNKPGEAATYRNVYYEYDNMNRLVKTYTDEPGETLYEYDGNGNITKMTTGVVNGEGGVSTTYEYDSQNRLISSTDPMGYSESYTYDNNGNIVSKTDKNGTVTTNVYNGINNPLSATSERDGETETTTYTYADTSTALLSIANEAATITYSYDRKGQVTGESRTTGETLSYSYDKDGNQTGLILNSTNGVSQNISYSYDYLGKMKEVRDNLENELVAVYSYDENGNLTEKKTNGNTMVTSYEYNESNLPKKVSNQTVADPLQNIKGTYSEYNYSYYLDGNQSSVTDIFGKTKGYTYDSAGRLKLETINRNNQLEHSTLYTYDERGNRAFKKDKNGIINENEISLMDYHIPWNYEEGEGETSYVYDDNNRLTYQNCEYGYCMSNEQKYSFDCNGNMTSKNTHIYYDDYSPDEHLHTEYENTTRDYGYNLQNKMESYDGKGQTATYAYDGTGTRIGKTVNGVSTGQIWNNGNVIAEYGTKGTKTYIRGAGGEIVKTKDSANNNRYFSYNAHGDTTNIIEKNAESTSFAVTAAYEYDAFGGLVTGTGGEADSNGFRYNGQYTDEETGLIYLRNRYYDPSIGRFTQEDPYWNPGNMIYGDQQFEEGEVKIPDYYAIVQSANLYVYCSNDPVNGVDPTGMVAYEWFNSSDEAAMDWAWNYYAKTDYSRFEQLSIIYKIKSGDKVYYTYGYAVDILESSSVANPHYSDPNAARQYAPTGIIGWEVSEYGFVHSHASTTELSLDDKKSVLNADFSIVYAVVPNEYNNSVVDIFKYHDTRSNGYSVEGVVYGMSYDRSYLTEEKRESLRNRYKHAWSLHIMRSYNNYCENGFDCPILNWPNERW; encoded by the coding sequence ATGAGTAGACTAAAAAGAATAATATCTGAATTAATAATAATATCAATAATGTTTACATCAATACCAATGGTGTTTGCTGATGTTGAAAAAACCAATGAATCATCAGTATCAGAAGAACAAGTAATAAATGAAGAAACAGAGAATAATTTAATAGAAGAAAATGCTGATGAAAAGGATGAAGATATTAAGAATGAAACGCTAGATAAAAACGAAGAAATAGAAGACAAAAATGATGAATCAGCATCGGAACAGGAAGCTGTCGAAACGCCGTCGACCGAGAAGGATGAAGGTGTGTTGCCTGAAGCCGAGGAAACAGAGGAGCCGGAAACAACAGTTATACCTGAAGCAACAGAAACTCCTATGCCTGAAATAAATTTGGAAGAAACAATAAATAACGGGGTTAAATATTCTGAACTGAGCGATGATGAAAAGGCAGAAGCACAGAAACAATACGGAATACGTGATGATGTGTTCGCAGATTGTGAAAATGAAGGTTTTGACCTGCAAAACACTTTGGAATTCGGTGTGCTTATTCAGAATGCCGGCATAACTGCAAGTGAATATAAGATAATGCTCAATAACTTCGAAAGTAAAGAACAAGTGTTTGATGAGCTTGAATCATTTGCAAATTTCAAATATTCTGTTCCGGCTTTAAAAATCCAGGAAAATGCTGAATATAGAAGTCTTTTCATAAACGGACTGACATCTGAAAAAGTTTTGCAGACGGCAGCATTATCCGCTATGCTTGGAATAGCCGGCATAGCTTCATATGCTGATATGAGTTATGAGGAGATAGAAACTAAACTCACAGAAGAACAGTTCTTGGAATATAGTTCAATCATGTCTTGCTTAAGTGAAGTGATGCCTATGGAAGATGAAGATGAAACAATATATGATACATCTAAATACCCTGACGCACCGTTTACGTTTGACAGAAACAACAATGAAACCTTTAATGAATCCTCAGGAGCATTGGGATATAACTTAAGCGGACTGTCATTGCAGGGTAAAAACGGACTTGATTTAAACTTAAGCGCAAGCTATAACACTGCAAACTCATCTCCCACAGATATAGGCAGCCTTCCGGCGACAACTGTAGGGTGGTATAAATATGAAACTCCATTAGTAAACTTTGCGGCAGGATGGAGTTTTAACGGTATTAGCTCTATAAACCTAATAAACAGAAAGTATGGTTCGTCATATAGAACAGATTCGATATTGACTGCTTCAGACGGCAGTACGCATACGATCTCATACAAAAGTCTCAGAGATTCTTCTGTAATTGAGTTAACATTGGATGGAAGATATAGCTATGCAGATTTAAAGTTCGAAAAAAATACAGAATATATTGATTCTGACGGGGGAGTTGTCTCTGCCTTTAAATTGTATTACAAAGATGGAAGAATAGAATACTTCGATGCAGACGGCAAAGTTATGAAAACCCAAAATCGTTTTGGTGACGCTATATATTATAGATATTATACAAACGGTGATGAAATAAATGATGATTTTACAAAGCTGGGACAGGAATATAATAAATGTGTGATTACAGATACATGCGGCAGACAGGTAATTGTAGAGAGAAAAACAAAAGAAAATTATATTCAAGAAATAACAGTAAAAGTGTTAGGAAGCGATGGTTCCGAAATAGAGGGAACCACTCAAAAATATAATATTAGGTCAACTATGAATACAGCCAATATGGACACATATGCCCAAATACTGGATAGTTACACAAATCAGGAGGGATTACAAACAACATTTAAATATCAGGAAGGAAATAATGAAGATGAAATATATAGCGTAACAAATTTTATAAATAGAAATTTTTATATTTTGACCGATGTTATCCATCCAACAGGTGCGTCAACACATTATGAATATTCAAAAACTATGTATAGTTATAATAGCTTAAGACAGGAATCAGCAAGGCTCATTAAACGTTATGATGTTGTTAACGGGATAGAAGAAAATGTTATTGCATATGATTATTCAGGGTCTTTTATGTATAACAACGCTTACTCCACAACTGAAACAACAGCAGACGGTGTAATAACAAAGCATAATTATGCACCATGTTATGAATCGACATCTTCATATTATCCTAATGACAAGTATTACAGTTATAAAAGCAGTAATGCCAGTGGAAAGTTTACGTTAAAAGAATCAGACGAAGTATATTATATGGATGGAGAGAATCCGGTGTATTTGTCCAAAACAATTTATGGCGGAGACACGGTAAGATACTACAAAAGAACATACCCGGAAATAGTAACAAGCATAATATATGATAAAGAACAAAATAGTATTGAAAGTACAACGATTTCGGAGTATAATGAATACAGGGATTTAGTGAAAAGCTGGGACGCATATGCAAACGGCGATAAAACCAATACAGAGCATATGACTTCGTATACATACGATGATGTGTATCATACTCAGCTGACAAAGGAATACAAAAGAGACGGAAGCACAACGGTTAAAGAGGAAACAGTGCTGTCAGCGGATTCAAAAGTTCCGGCTCAGAGTCTGACTTATGAGAACGGAAATTTGGTTGCAAAAGAGACATATTTGTATGAGGACAATAACTCAGCCAACCCAAGTACGGTCAGAAGCTATAAGACCGGAACGGAGTATACGGAGCAGAATATAACGTATCTGAATAAGTCGCTGCCACTGACGAAAACGGTCGCAGGGGTAACCACCAGTTATACGTATGATGAGCTGGGAAGAGCAGTAAGCACAACGGATGGAAAAGGAAATGTGACATATGCGGAATATGACAATTTGGGCAGACAGATATCCACAAGGAATCCTGACGGAACAACAGTAACGGTTGAATATCCGAAAGCCTCATCAGCCGGACAGATATTGGAGAATTCCGTAATAACTAAAGACGGAAGAGGAAACAAAACAAAGTATATATATGACGGTTTGGGAAAGATAACAACTGTGTTCAACTGTGAAACGAATCAAACACAGACGGCCTATGAGTATGATACTGTAGGAAGAATAAGCAAAATAATAGACGGAAACGGAAACAACTATAACTATCAGTATGACAAGAAGAGCCGCAAGACGAAAATGGAAGTAAAAGACGCAGCGGGAAGCTTGGCATATGAGGAGAGCTATGTATATGACGATGTGGATGGAGACCTGTCCAAGGCGGAAACGATAAAAGGAAGCGGAGCCGGGAAGACAGTAAGCGCAGCATACACAGACAAGTATGGAAACACTGTCAAAGAAACAACAGGAGATGGAACGGACATAAGCGAGACAGAATATACATACGACTATATAGGAAACAAGCTGAACACCAAAACGCCGAAAGCCAAAAGCGAAGGAAAAGGTTATACATACAGAACAGAGTACGGGACCAAAGACGGCGGGACGTATGTGACAACAACGGATATAGACAATAATTCTACCAGAGTAGAAAAGAACATGCTGGGACAGGAAGTAAAGACAATAGATCCAAAGAAAAATGAGAGTTCGGCAAAGTATGATGACTTTGGAAGACAGACAGAAGTAAAGAGCAGAATAGACGGCGGAGACAGCATAAAAAGCTACATTTATGACAATAACGGAAACGTAATAAAAGAAAGCATAACAAGCAATAAGCCGGGAGAAGCAGCAACATACAGAAATGTGTATTATGAGTACGACAATATGAACAGGCTGGTAAAAACATACACAGACGAGCCGGGAGAGACATTGTATGAGTATGACGGAAACGGAAACATAACAAAGATGACAACAGGTGTAGTGAACGGAGAAGGAGGAGTAAGCACAACATATGAGTATGACAGCCAAAACAGACTGATTTCGAGCACAGACCCAATGGGATACAGTGAAAGTTATACATACGATAATAACGGAAATATTGTAAGCAAAACAGACAAAAACGGAACAGTGACAACAAATGTGTATAACGGAATAAACAACCCTCTGTCAGCAACAAGCGAAAGAGACGGAGAAACGGAGACAACAACCTACACATACGCAGACACAAGCACAGCGCTGCTGAGCATAGCAAACGAAGCGGCCACAATAACCTACAGCTATGACAGAAAAGGACAAGTGACGGGAGAAAGCCGAACAACAGGAGAAACGCTGAGCTATTCATACGATAAAGACGGAAACCAAACAGGACTAATACTGAACTCAACCAACGGAGTAAGTCAGAACATAAGCTATAGCTATGACTATCTGGGAAAGATGAAAGAGGTAAGGGATAACCTGGAAAACGAGCTGGTGGCAGTGTATAGTTATGATGAAAACGGGAACCTGACAGAAAAGAAAACCAACGGAAACACAATGGTAACGAGCTATGAGTACAACGAAAGCAACCTGCCGAAAAAGGTGAGCAACCAAACAGTGGCAGACCCGCTGCAGAACATAAAGGGAACATACTCGGAGTACAACTACAGCTACTACCTGGACGGGAACCAGTCGTCAGTGACGGACATATTCGGAAAGACAAAAGGCTATACCTACGACAGCGCCGGCAGGTTGAAACTTGAGACAATAAACCGTAACAATCAGTTAGAACATTCAACATTATATACGTATGACGAAAGAGGAAACAGAGCGTTCAAAAAAGACAAAAACGGAATAATAAATGAGAATGAAATATCACTAATGGATTATCATATTCCATGGAATTATGAAGAGGGAGAAGGAGAAACAAGCTATGTATATGATGATAACAACAGGCTGACATACCAAAATTGTGAATATGGGTATTGTATGAGTAACGAGCAAAAATATAGCTTTGATTGCAACGGAAACATGACAAGCAAAAATACCCACATATATTATGATGATTATTCACCTGATGAACATCTACATACAGAATATGAAAACACAACAAGAGATTACGGATATAACCTGCAGAATAAGATGGAGAGTTATGACGGAAAAGGTCAAACAGCAACATACGCATATGACGGAACAGGAACGAGAATAGGAAAGACAGTAAACGGAGTAAGCACAGGACAAATCTGGAACAACGGAAACGTAATAGCCGAGTACGGAACAAAAGGAACAAAGACGTATATACGGGGAGCCGGAGGAGAAATAGTAAAGACAAAAGACAGCGCAAATAACAACAGATACTTCTCATATAACGCCCATGGAGACACAACAAACATAATAGAGAAGAACGCGGAAAGTACATCATTTGCAGTAACGGCAGCATATGAATATGACGCATTCGGAGGTTTAGTAACAGGAACAGGCGGGGAAGCAGACAGCAATGGATTTAGATATAATGGACAATATACCGATGAAGAAACTGGATTAATATATTTGCGTAATCGTTACTATGACCCAAGTATAGGTAGATTTACTCAGGAAGATCCATATTGGAATCCAGGTAATATGATTTATGGAGATCAACAATTTGAAGAAGGAGAAGTAAAGATACCGGATTATTATGCGATAGTCCAAAGTGCTAATTTATATGTCTATTGTTCTAATGACCCTGTTAATGGAGTTGATCCTACAGGTATGGTTGCATATGAATGGTTTAATTCTTCAGATGAAGCGGCTATGGATTGGGCATGGAATTACTATGCTAAAACAGATTATAGTCGTTTTGAGCAACTATCTATTATATATAAAATAAAAAGTGGAGACAAGGTTTATTATACTTATGGATATGCTGTAGATATATTGGAAAGTTCGAGTGTTGCTAATCCGCATTATTCTGATCCGAACGCTGCAAGACAATATGCACCAACGGGAATAATCGGATGGGAAGTTAGTGAATATGGATTTGTACATTCTCATGCAAGTACTACGGAGCTTTCTTTAGATGATAAAAAAAGTGTACTAAATGCAGACTTTTCGATAGTTTATGCCGTAGTTCCTAATGAATATAATAATTCTGTGGTTGATATATTTAAGTATCATGATACGAGAAGTAATGGTTATAGTGTAGAAGGTGTTGTATACGGTATGAGTTATGATAGAAGTTATTTAACTGAGGAAAAGAGGGAATCGTTAAGGAATAGATATAAGCATGCTTGGAGTTTACATATAATGCGTTCTTATAATAATTATTGTGAAAATGGTTTTGATTGTCCAATTCTTAATTGGCCGAATGAAAGGTGGTAA
- a CDS encoding RHS repeat-associated core domain-containing protein, translated as MEKNAESTSFAVTAAYEYDAFGGLATGTGGEADSNAFRYNGQYTDEETGLIYLRNRYYDPEIGRFTQEDPYWNPGNMIYGDSGNNNIPSYESISQSANLYVYCASDPINSVDPTGENWVVDKLGEIANYALKWGYWAQKQAQRDFWWCGAEWYLKPNGYLTSAWMLENSLQDNPEDQWRGDDSRIASLIKNDPEFLNLAYNCIDAYGYQGDFYCDGFVAFQTGDLYYSLHKSNVSISAYDMGYGVWVLNCSLTDTCDYTEITTLMGNDMKAGLGTIANDVATVSQWSGAINPYNITVEFSIVIEV; from the coding sequence ATAGAAAAGAATGCAGAAAGTACATCATTTGCAGTAACGGCAGCATATGAATATGACGCATTCGGAGGTTTAGCAACAGGAACAGGCGGAGAAGCAGACAGCAACGCATTCAGATATAACGGACAATATACCGATGAAGAGACGGGATTAATATATCTAAGAAACAGATACTATGATCCTGAAATAGGAAGATTCACTCAGGAAGACCCATATTGGAATCCAGGTAATATGATATACGGAGATAGTGGAAATAATAACATTCCTTCCTATGAATCCATATCACAAAGCGCAAATTTATATGTGTACTGTGCAAGTGATCCTATTAATAGTGTCGACCCTACAGGTGAAAACTGGGTAGTAGATAAACTTGGTGAAATAGCAAATTATGCTTTAAAGTGGGGATATTGGGCACAAAAACAGGCACAAAGAGACTTTTGGTGGTGTGGTGCAGAATGGTATTTAAAACCGAATGGATATTTGACTTCTGCATGGATGTTAGAAAATTCATTGCAAGATAATCCTGAAGATCAGTGGCGTGGAGATGATTCAAGAATAGCAAGTTTAATCAAAAATGACCCTGAATTTTTGAATCTTGCGTATAATTGTATTGATGCATATGGATATCAGGGAGACTTTTATTGTGATGGATTTGTTGCTTTTCAAACAGGTGATTTATATTATTCATTACATAAGTCTAATGTTTCAATTTCAGCTTATGATATGGGTTATGGTGTATGGGTATTGAATTGTAGTTTAACAGATACATGTGATTATACTGAGATTACAACTCTTATGGGAAATGACATGAAAGCGGGTTTAGGAACTATTGCAAATGATGTGGCTACTGTATCACAATGGAGTGGTGCAATAAATCCATATAATATCACTGTAGAATTTTCTATAGTAATTGAGGTGTGA